From one Pseudomonas fluorescens genomic stretch:
- a CDS encoding NAD(P)/FAD-dependent oxidoreductase, whose amino-acid sequence MKQHILIIGAGFGGMWSALSATRLLDQHGRNDVSVSVLAPQAELRIRPRFYEPDVQQMKVPLAELFAAVGVNFIQGAVDEIDVTGKRVGYRDGQGRQQVLGYDRLVMASGSGVFRPDLPGLDRHAFDVDQIESANRLEQHIKALAQRPASTARNTVVVAGGGFTGIETATEMPARLRAVLGEDAQVQVIIVDRGNTIGAALGEGISPAIVEASAALGVQWRLNASVAEVDADGVTLADGQRIEASTVVWTVGVRASALTTQVPGQRDGHGRLHVDGNLKVIGQAHVFATGDVAYAATDDLGNHALMTCQHAIALGRHSGNNVAADLLGVEPVPYRQPKYVTCLDLGAWGAVYTEGWAREVKLIKDEAKALKQQINSVWIYPPVADRSIALAAADPLIPVVA is encoded by the coding sequence ATGAAACAGCACATCCTGATCATCGGTGCCGGCTTCGGCGGTATGTGGAGCGCCCTCAGCGCCACCCGCCTGCTGGACCAGCACGGGCGCAACGACGTCAGCGTCAGCGTGCTCGCGCCCCAGGCCGAACTGCGCATTCGTCCACGCTTCTACGAACCCGATGTGCAGCAAATGAAAGTGCCGTTGGCTGAACTGTTTGCCGCCGTGGGCGTGAACTTCATCCAGGGCGCAGTGGACGAGATCGATGTCACCGGCAAGCGCGTCGGTTACCGCGACGGCCAGGGCCGCCAGCAGGTGCTTGGCTACGATCGCCTGGTCATGGCCAGCGGCAGCGGCGTGTTCCGGCCAGACCTGCCCGGGCTTGACCGGCACGCCTTCGACGTCGACCAGATCGAATCGGCCAACCGCCTGGAGCAGCACATCAAGGCGCTGGCCCAGCGGCCCGCATCAACGGCACGCAATACCGTGGTGGTGGCCGGCGGCGGCTTCACCGGCATCGAGACCGCCACCGAAATGCCCGCCCGCCTGCGGGCAGTGCTGGGCGAGGATGCCCAGGTGCAGGTGATCATCGTCGATCGCGGCAACACAATCGGCGCGGCCCTGGGTGAAGGCATCAGCCCGGCGATCGTCGAAGCCAGCGCGGCGCTGGGGGTGCAGTGGCGGCTCAATGCCTCGGTGGCCGAAGTGGATGCCGACGGCGTGACCCTCGCCGACGGTCAGCGCATCGAGGCCAGCACCGTGGTCTGGACCGTCGGCGTACGCGCCAGCGCGCTCACCACGCAAGTACCCGGGCAACGCGATGGCCATGGCCGCCTGCATGTCGACGGCAACCTCAAGGTCATTGGCCAGGCGCATGTGTTCGCCACCGGTGACGTGGCCTACGCCGCCACTGACGATCTGGGCAACCACGCCTTGATGACTTGCCAGCACGCCATCGCCCTGGGCCGGCACTCGGGCAACAACGTCGCTGCCGACCTGCTCGGCGTCGAACCGGTGCCGTACCGCCAGCCCAAGTACGTCACCTGCCTGGACCTGGGCGCCTGGGGCGCGGTGTACACCGAAGGCTGGGCGCGCGAGGTCAAGCTGATCAAGGACGAAGCCAAGGCGCTCAAGCAGCAGATCAACTCGGTGTGGATCTACCCGCCCGTGGCTGATCGCAGCATTGCCCTGGCGGCTGCCGACCCGCTTATTCCGGTGGTGGCCTGA
- a CDS encoding cell wall hydrolase, translating to MRLLMIVTCLALALCGAQSMAADSKAQVAEEKAQALEQKAASNSNAAPAPKSQAITKTEVQAVDPAGGAALDDAITCLARSIYWESKGGKSADMEAVANVVMNRVGHQGFPDSVCGVVKQGSETGACQFSWWCDGRSDDVQEEVRYTLAKEIARKALNKQLPDRTGGALYFHDRRVRPDWSKTFARTAQTSEFLFYKPRNGASH from the coding sequence ATGCGCCTGCTGATGATTGTAACCTGCCTGGCACTGGCCCTCTGCGGCGCCCAGTCGATGGCTGCAGACTCCAAGGCCCAGGTGGCCGAAGAAAAGGCCCAGGCGCTGGAGCAAAAAGCCGCCAGCAACTCCAATGCCGCGCCCGCGCCCAAGTCCCAGGCCATCACCAAGACCGAGGTGCAGGCGGTCGACCCGGCGGGTGGCGCAGCACTGGACGACGCCATTACCTGCCTGGCACGCAGCATCTACTGGGAATCGAAGGGCGGTAAATCAGCCGACATGGAAGCGGTGGCCAACGTGGTGATGAACCGGGTCGGTCACCAGGGCTTTCCCGATTCGGTGTGCGGCGTGGTCAAGCAGGGCTCGGAGACAGGCGCCTGCCAGTTCTCCTGGTGGTGCGATGGCCGTTCGGACGATGTCCAGGAAGAAGTGCGCTACACCCTGGCCAAGGAAATCGCGCGCAAGGCGCTGAACAAGCAGTTGCCCGACCGTACCGGTGGCGCCCTGTATTTCCATGATCGGCGGGTGCGCCCTGACTGGTCGAAGACCTTCGCGCGAACCGCACAGACCAGCGAGTTCCTGTTCTACAAGCCGCGCAACGGGGCATCGCACTAG
- a CDS encoding SH3 domain-containing protein codes for MKYLVIEAHCSEYPEPITFAKGAPLSIGERYDGEEGWDDWYLCRTPGQQDGWVPGQVIERLGDDQGIALEDYCARELDVDVGDCLVGGRQLNGWVWCSRGDDSGWVPLQVLQVV; via the coding sequence GTGAAGTACCTGGTGATCGAAGCGCACTGCAGTGAATACCCCGAGCCCATCACCTTTGCCAAGGGCGCGCCCCTGAGCATCGGCGAGCGCTATGACGGTGAGGAGGGCTGGGATGACTGGTACTTGTGCCGCACACCCGGGCAACAGGATGGCTGGGTGCCGGGGCAAGTGATCGAGCGGCTTGGTGATGATCAGGGGATCGCCCTGGAGGATTATTGCGCCCGGGAGCTGGACGTGGATGTCGGCGATTGCCTGGTGGGTGGCCGGCAATTGAACGGGTGGGTGTGGTGTAGCCGGGGGGATGACTCGGGGTGGGTGCCGTTGCAGGTGTTGCAGGTGGTGTGA
- a CDS encoding SulP family inorganic anion transporter codes for MRTTPLRADVLAGLTTAFALVPECIAFALVAHLNPLMGLYGAFIICTLTALLGGRPGMISGAAGSMAVVIVALVVTHGVQYLLATVLLGGLIMIAFGLLRLGKLVRMVPYSVMLGFVNGLAIIIALAQLEHFKADGTWLSGAPLYLMLGLVALTMAVVYLLPRLTRSVPPALIAILGVGAGVYLLDLPTRTLGDLAHIAGGLPALSWPQVPWNLDTLQVIAPYALLMALVGLLETLLTLNLTDEITETRGHPNRECVALGVANMTCGLFGGMGGCAMIGQTAINLSSGGRGRLSGVVAGAMILMFVLFLSPLIERIPLAALVGVMFVVAQQTFSWASLRVLHKVPVNDVLAIIAVTLVTVFTDLAAAVLCGIVIAALNFAWQQARELYTDRHDESDGSRLYKVHGTLFFASTAPFLNQFDPANDPAQVTLDCRHLNVVDYSAIAALKTLRERYSNNGKHLRVVHLSERCKQLLKRAGLEH; via the coding sequence ATGAGAACAACCCCGCTTCGCGCCGATGTCCTGGCAGGACTCACCACAGCCTTTGCCCTGGTGCCCGAGTGCATCGCCTTCGCCCTGGTGGCGCACCTCAACCCGCTGATGGGCCTGTATGGCGCCTTCATCATCTGCACCCTGACCGCCCTGCTGGGGGGCCGCCCGGGGATGATTTCCGGTGCGGCCGGCTCCATGGCCGTGGTCATCGTCGCCCTGGTGGTCACCCATGGCGTGCAGTACCTGCTGGCTACGGTGCTGCTCGGCGGGCTGATCATGATCGCCTTCGGCCTGCTGCGCCTGGGCAAACTGGTGCGCATGGTGCCGTACTCGGTGATGCTTGGCTTCGTCAACGGCCTGGCGATCATCATTGCCCTGGCCCAGCTGGAGCACTTCAAGGCCGATGGCACCTGGCTCAGCGGCGCGCCGCTGTACCTGATGCTGGGGCTGGTGGCGCTGACCATGGCCGTCGTCTACCTGCTGCCGCGCCTGACCCGCAGCGTGCCACCGGCGTTGATCGCGATACTCGGCGTCGGCGCCGGCGTCTACCTGCTCGACCTGCCGACCCGCACCCTCGGCGACCTCGCGCACATCGCCGGCGGCCTGCCGGCATTGAGCTGGCCGCAAGTGCCGTGGAACCTCGACACCCTGCAGGTCATCGCCCCCTACGCGCTGCTCATGGCCCTGGTCGGCCTGCTGGAAACCCTGCTGACCCTCAACCTCACCGACGAGATCACCGAAACCCGCGGCCACCCCAACCGCGAATGCGTGGCCCTGGGCGTGGCCAACATGACCTGCGGGCTGTTCGGCGGCATGGGCGGTTGCGCGATGATCGGCCAGACTGCAATCAACTTGAGCTCCGGCGGGCGTGGACGGCTGTCGGGCGTGGTCGCCGGGGCGATGATCCTGATGTTCGTGCTGTTTCTCTCGCCGCTGATCGAGCGTATTCCGCTGGCGGCGCTGGTCGGGGTGATGTTCGTGGTCGCCCAGCAGACCTTCTCGTGGGCATCGTTGCGGGTGCTGCACAAGGTGCCGGTCAACGATGTGCTGGCGATCATCGCCGTGACCCTGGTGACGGTGTTCACCGACCTTGCCGCCGCGGTGCTGTGCGGCATCGTCATCGCCGCGCTCAATTTTGCCTGGCAACAGGCCCGCGAGCTGTACACCGACCGCCATGACGAGAGCGACGGCAGCCGGCTGTACAAGGTCCACGGCACCCTGTTCTTTGCCTCGACTGCGCCCTTCCTCAACCAGTTCGACCCGGCCAACGACCCGGCCCAGGTGACCCTCGACTGCCGTCACCTGAACGTTGTCGATTACTCGGCGATTGCTGCGCTCAAGACCCTGCGCGAGCGCTACAGCAACAACGGCAAACACCTGCGCGTGGTGCACCTGTCCGAGCGCTGCAAGCAACTGCTCAAGCGTGCCGGGCTTGAGCACTAA
- a CDS encoding NAD(P)H-dependent oxidoreductase: MHALVVVAHHDPCSLTHSLAAKLVEGLAQNGHSAEVADLFAEGFNPLFGPADHAVHHRTAAPADDVLAEQARIDRSDALVLVFPVYWWSMPALLKGWIDRVFSNGWAFDFSTQAPLVKMLGRLNVHLVGVGGADAATFSKHGYEQAMKAQIDHGIFDYCGARVLSSSLLLESESADPGAHLQRMFEHGRRLFAEVAEPA; the protein is encoded by the coding sequence ATGCACGCGCTTGTTGTTGTCGCTCATCATGATCCATGCTCGCTGACCCACAGCCTGGCCGCCAAGCTGGTCGAAGGGTTGGCGCAAAACGGCCATAGCGCCGAGGTCGCCGACCTGTTCGCCGAAGGTTTCAACCCGCTGTTCGGCCCCGCCGACCATGCCGTTCATCATCGCACCGCAGCGCCTGCCGACGATGTGCTTGCCGAGCAGGCACGCATCGACCGCAGCGACGCTCTGGTGCTGGTCTTCCCGGTGTATTGGTGGTCGATGCCAGCGCTGCTCAAGGGCTGGATTGACCGGGTGTTCAGCAATGGCTGGGCATTCGACTTCAGCACCCAGGCGCCGCTGGTAAAAATGCTTGGCCGGTTGAACGTCCACCTGGTCGGTGTCGGTGGCGCCGATGCCGCGACCTTCAGCAAACACGGCTATGAGCAGGCAATGAAGGCCCAGATCGATCACGGCATTTTCGACTACTGCGGCGCCCGGGTGCTGAGCTCGAGCTTGCTGCTGGAGTCGGAAAGCGCCGACCCCGGCGCCCACCTGCAACGCATGTTCGAGCACGGTCGCAGGCTGTTTGCCGAAGTCGCCGAGCCTGCCTGA
- a CDS encoding GNAT family N-acetyltransferase: MDLSRSGLQFTLRENFKHDARLRASFNALTQQTFEFDFEQWYQDGYWGEGCQPSVLVHEGRIVANICANLMNLDVLGEHKRCIQLGTVMVAPAYRGIGLSRVLLERVLDRWRGQCDLLYLFANDTVLDYYPKFGFHRVLEHEYSAVLTPSPQPCRFHKVDMDDVLERQRFISAIESAVPAARLAMRSNPDQTMFYCTSFFKDCVHYSAALQAYVVMEVVDGVMTLYEVFARQTLDLQALIAQLSTPQTIRVVLGFTPLDVSGFEAQPLESDDSLFVLGQAGQFIEDTRLMLPLLSHA, from the coding sequence ATGGACCTGTCACGCTCCGGCCTGCAGTTCACCCTGCGGGAAAACTTCAAGCACGATGCACGCCTGCGCGCCAGCTTCAACGCCTTGACCCAACAGACGTTCGAGTTCGATTTCGAGCAGTGGTATCAGGACGGCTATTGGGGGGAGGGTTGCCAGCCCAGTGTGCTGGTCCACGAAGGGCGGATCGTGGCCAACATCTGCGCCAACCTGATGAATCTCGACGTGCTGGGTGAGCACAAGCGCTGCATCCAGCTGGGTACGGTCATGGTCGCGCCGGCGTATCGTGGCATAGGTCTGAGCCGCGTGCTGCTGGAGCGGGTACTGGACAGGTGGCGGGGCCAATGCGACCTGCTCTACCTGTTTGCCAACGACACAGTGCTGGATTACTACCCCAAGTTCGGGTTTCACCGGGTGCTCGAACATGAATACAGCGCAGTGCTGACGCCCTCACCCCAGCCTTGCCGTTTCCATAAGGTCGACATGGACGACGTGCTGGAGCGTCAGCGTTTCATCAGCGCAATCGAAAGCGCCGTACCTGCTGCACGTCTGGCGATGCGCAGTAATCCCGACCAGACAATGTTCTATTGCACATCGTTTTTCAAAGACTGCGTCCACTACTCGGCAGCGCTGCAAGCCTATGTGGTGATGGAAGTCGTCGATGGCGTGATGACGCTGTATGAGGTGTTCGCCAGACAAACACTCGACCTGCAGGCACTGATTGCACAATTGAGCACACCCCAGACCATCCGCGTGGTACTGGGGTTTACGCCGCTGGATGTCAGCGGCTTCGAGGCGCAGCCGCTTGAGTCGGATGACAGCCTGTTCGTGCTCGGCCAGGCCGGTCAATTCATCGAGGACACCAGGCTGATGCTGCCGTTGCTGTCACACGCCTGA
- a CDS encoding excinuclease ABC subunit UvrA has protein sequence MCAKPVVSANAAGCVRVRGAREHNLKNVDVDIPRDALVVFTGVSGSGKSSLAFSTLYAEAQRRYFESVAPYARRLIDQVGVPAVDSIEGLPPAVALQQQRGTPSARSSVGSVTTLSSLIRMLYSRAGSYPAEQPMLFAEDFSANTPQGACPECHGLGRVFDVSEASMVPDPSLTIRERAVASWPMAWQGQNLRDILVTLGYDVDIPWRDLPQEQRDWILFTDDTPTVPVYAGMTPAQTRQALKRKFEPSYQGTFSGARRYVLHTFSHSQSALMRKRVSAFMRASPCPACAGKRLKAEALTVTFAGKDIAELSRLPLLALAELLKTVANADYLNLPEETGAVLSHAQTRQARQQRAARGDNPHEGGADVRHTPNLSVEKRLAAQRIAAELLERITTLIDLGLGYLDLERSTPTLSCGELQRLRLATQLNSQLFGVIYVLDEPSAGLHPADSKALFAALQRLKQAGNSVYVVEHDLDTMRRADWLVDVGPDAGEHGGQVLYSGPPPGLAKVEASRTRTYLFNQTQPEAREPRQPQSWLKLEGITRNNLAQLAVAFPLGCFSAVTGISGSGKSSLVSQALLDLLGEHLGQARSQEEPQEQSLEDEPEPTSDGWISAGLEHIRRLVPVDQKPIGRTPRSNLATYTGLFDHVRKLFAATPEAQAQGFDAGQFSFNVAKGRCETCEGEGFVSVELLFMPSVYAPCPTCHGDRYNPETLAISWQGLNIAQVLQLTVDQASERFAEQPAISRALRVLQDIGLGYLRLGQSATELSGGEAQRIKLATELQRLARGATLYVLDEPTTGLHPQDIDRLLVQLQRLVEAGHTVIVVEHDMRVVAQSDWVIDIGPGAGSAGGKVVVSGSPAQVAACKDSRTAGFLARALACDQEIT, from the coding sequence ATGTGCGCAAAACCAGTAGTCAGCGCCAACGCCGCCGGTTGTGTCCGGGTGCGCGGTGCCCGTGAGCACAACCTGAAGAATGTCGACGTCGATATTCCCCGCGATGCGCTGGTGGTGTTCACCGGGGTGTCCGGTTCGGGCAAGTCATCGCTGGCGTTCTCCACCTTGTATGCCGAGGCCCAGCGCCGCTATTTCGAATCGGTGGCGCCCTATGCACGGCGCTTGATCGACCAGGTCGGGGTGCCGGCGGTGGATTCCATCGAAGGCCTGCCGCCGGCGGTGGCCCTGCAGCAGCAACGCGGCACGCCCAGCGCGCGCTCATCGGTCGGCAGCGTGACCACACTGTCGAGTCTGATCCGCATGCTCTACTCGCGCGCCGGCAGTTACCCCGCCGAGCAGCCGATGCTGTTCGCCGAAGACTTCTCGGCCAATACCCCGCAAGGCGCCTGCCCGGAATGTCATGGCCTGGGCCGGGTGTTCGATGTCAGCGAGGCATCGATGGTGCCTGACCCGTCGCTGACCATCCGCGAACGGGCGGTGGCGTCCTGGCCCATGGCTTGGCAGGGGCAGAACCTGCGCGACATTCTCGTGACCCTGGGCTATGACGTCGACATCCCCTGGCGTGACCTGCCCCAGGAGCAGCGCGACTGGATTCTGTTCACCGATGACACTCCGACCGTGCCGGTGTACGCGGGAATGACGCCGGCACAAACCCGCCAGGCGCTCAAGCGCAAGTTCGAACCCAGTTACCAGGGCACCTTCAGTGGCGCCCGGCGTTATGTGCTGCACACCTTCAGCCATTCGCAAAGCGCGCTGATGCGCAAGCGCGTCTCGGCCTTCATGCGCGCCAGCCCCTGCCCGGCCTGCGCTGGCAAACGCCTGAAAGCCGAGGCGCTGACCGTGACTTTTGCCGGCAAGGACATCGCCGAGCTGTCGCGCCTGCCGCTGCTGGCCCTGGCCGAACTGCTCAAGACCGTGGCCAATGCCGACTACCTCAACCTGCCTGAAGAAACCGGCGCCGTGCTCAGCCACGCGCAAACCCGTCAGGCCCGCCAGCAACGCGCAGCCCGTGGCGATAACCCCCATGAAGGCGGCGCGGACGTGCGCCACACGCCCAACCTGTCGGTGGAAAAACGCCTGGCTGCGCAGCGCATCGCCGCCGAGCTGCTGGAGCGCATCACTACCCTGATCGACCTGGGCCTGGGTTACCTGGACCTGGAGCGCAGCACGCCGACGTTGTCTTGCGGCGAGTTGCAACGCCTGCGCCTGGCCACCCAGCTCAACTCGCAACTGTTCGGGGTGATCTACGTGCTCGACGAGCCTTCGGCCGGGCTGCATCCAGCCGACAGCAAAGCGCTGTTCGCGGCCTTGCAGCGGCTCAAACAGGCGGGCAACTCGGTGTATGTGGTCGAGCATGACCTGGACACCATGCGCCGCGCCGACTGGCTGGTGGACGTCGGCCCGGATGCCGGCGAGCACGGCGGCCAGGTGCTGTACAGCGGCCCGCCGCCAGGCTTGGCCAAGGTCGAGGCATCGCGTACCCGCACTTACCTGTTCAACCAGACCCAACCCGAGGCCCGCGAACCACGTCAGCCCCAGTCATGGCTAAAACTTGAAGGCATCACCCGCAACAACCTCGCTCAACTCGCGGTGGCCTTCCCGCTGGGCTGCTTCAGCGCGGTCACCGGGATTTCCGGCTCGGGCAAATCGAGCCTGGTCAGCCAGGCGCTGCTCGACCTGCTCGGCGAGCACCTGGGCCAGGCCCGTAGCCAGGAGGAGCCGCAAGAACAGAGCCTGGAAGATGAACCCGAACCCACCAGCGACGGCTGGATCAGCGCCGGCCTCGAACATATCCGCCGCCTGGTGCCGGTGGACCAGAAGCCCATCGGCCGCACGCCACGTTCAAATCTTGCGACCTATACCGGCCTGTTCGATCACGTGCGCAAGCTGTTCGCGGCAACCCCCGAAGCGCAAGCGCAAGGCTTCGATGCCGGGCAGTTCTCGTTCAACGTCGCCAAGGGCCGCTGCGAAACCTGTGAGGGCGAAGGCTTTGTCAGCGTCGAGCTGCTGTTCATGCCCAGCGTCTACGCGCCCTGCCCGACCTGCCACGGCGATCGCTACAACCCCGAGACCCTGGCCATCAGTTGGCAAGGCCTGAACATTGCCCAGGTGCTGCAACTGACGGTCGACCAGGCCAGCGAGCGCTTCGCCGAACAGCCTGCCATCAGCCGAGCCCTGCGGGTACTGCAGGATATCGGCCTGGGTTACCTGCGCCTGGGCCAGTCGGCCACCGAGCTGTCCGGCGGCGAAGCCCAGCGCATCAAGCTGGCCACCGAGCTGCAACGCCTGGCCCGTGGCGCCACCCTGTATGTGCTGGACGAACCTACCACCGGGCTGCACCCGCAGGACATCGACCGTTTGCTGGTGCAACTGCAGCGCCTGGTCGAGGCCGGGCACACGGTGATCGTGGTCGAGCACGACATGCGCGTGGTGGCCCAGAGCGACTGGGTGATCGATATCGGCCCCGGGGCCGGCAGCGCCGGCGGTAAGGTGGTGGTCAGCGGGTCACCGGCGCAGGTCGCCGCGTGCAAGGACAGCCGCACGGCGGGATTCCTGGCCAGGGCGCTGGCTTGCGATCAGGAAATTACGTAG
- a CDS encoding CAP domain-containing protein gives MRVISSVVHLAAMSLGLAFTVTAQASDESQLLESINAYRSQAQRCAGQASMELPPLASDPRLVLPANSMGDLREALAQKSYPMVNVQAISLSGPRDAQAAMKAVQESFCQVVLDPQFVDVGVSREGRDWRIVLARPLLAGRLGDWQAEGQKVLEMINSARSQARQCGGQPFNATTPLAWNATLAGAAESHTRAMANNNVFDHKDRDGRTPGDRAELAGYAGQQVGENIAAGQDTPRKVVDGWLASPGHCANLMNPQFSELGAAYAVDPKSDAGIYWTAMFGAP, from the coding sequence ATGCGTGTCATCTCATCCGTTGTGCACCTGGCGGCGATGTCGCTGGGGCTGGCGTTTACCGTGACGGCCCAGGCCAGCGACGAGTCGCAGTTGCTCGAGTCGATCAACGCCTACCGCAGCCAGGCCCAGCGCTGCGCCGGCCAGGCGTCGATGGAGCTGCCGCCGCTGGCCAGCGATCCGCGCCTGGTGTTGCCGGCCAACAGCATGGGTGACCTGCGCGAGGCTCTGGCGCAAAAGAGCTACCCGATGGTTAACGTCCAGGCCATCAGCCTGTCCGGGCCGCGGGATGCGCAGGCGGCGATGAAGGCGGTGCAGGAGAGTTTCTGCCAGGTGGTGCTCGACCCGCAGTTCGTCGATGTCGGCGTCAGCCGCGAGGGCCGTGACTGGCGCATCGTCCTGGCGCGGCCGTTGCTGGCCGGGCGCCTGGGCGACTGGCAGGCCGAAGGGCAGAAGGTCCTGGAGATGATCAACAGCGCGCGCAGCCAGGCGCGCCAGTGCGGTGGCCAGCCGTTCAACGCCACTACGCCACTGGCCTGGAACGCTACCCTGGCCGGCGCCGCCGAAAGCCACACGCGGGCCATGGCCAACAACAACGTCTTCGACCACAAGGATCGCGACGGTCGTACCCCGGGGGATCGCGCCGAGCTTGCCGGCTATGCCGGCCAGCAGGTTGGCGAGAACATTGCGGCCGGGCAGGACACCCCGCGCAAGGTGGTCGATGGCTGGCTTGCCAGCCCCGGCCACTGTGCCAACCTGATGAACCCGCAGTTCAGTGAGTTGGGCGCCGCCTACGCAGTCGATCCCAAGAGTGATGCCGGGATCTACTGGACGGCAATGTTCGGCGCGCCCTGA
- a CDS encoding DUF1963 domain-containing protein, which translates to MDIQEIKQRLAKPATRFFAGGFRPSNSDEESWLGRVFLYRPDEGVPTNAAGEQLLPVAQFHLPSLPFASPALKDVRILTLFVGYPFPEEFEAMGDNWLIREYRADDELVRKDLPVANSFLKAFPLRAEKLAEDYPLWDGGGVPDELVKEIVKLERAGDIECYYEVITHAYEHKIGGYPSFCQSGVYPGDGFEFVFQISSDAKINLNVVHSGSLMFFKHRETGEWTIYYDFY; encoded by the coding sequence ATGGACATTCAAGAAATCAAGCAACGCCTGGCCAAACCCGCCACGCGCTTTTTCGCCGGTGGTTTTCGCCCCAGTAACAGCGATGAAGAAAGCTGGCTCGGCCGGGTGTTTTTATACCGTCCCGACGAAGGCGTGCCGACCAACGCGGCCGGCGAGCAACTGCTCCCGGTAGCGCAGTTCCACCTGCCCAGCCTGCCATTCGCCAGCCCGGCGCTGAAGGATGTACGCATCCTCACCCTGTTCGTCGGCTACCCCTTCCCGGAGGAGTTCGAAGCTATGGGCGACAATTGGCTGATCCGCGAGTACCGCGCTGACGATGAGCTGGTCCGCAAAGACCTGCCAGTTGCCAATTCCTTCCTCAAAGCCTTTCCCTTGAGGGCCGAAAAGCTTGCCGAGGACTATCCGCTGTGGGATGGCGGCGGCGTGCCGGATGAGTTGGTCAAGGAAATCGTCAAGCTCGAACGGGCAGGGGATATCGAGTGTTACTACGAGGTCATCACCCATGCCTACGAGCACAAGATCGGTGGCTATCCGTCATTCTGCCAGTCGGGCGTGTACCCGGGTGACGGCTTCGAGTTCGTCTTCCAGATTTCATCCGATGCCAAGATCAATCTCAACGTGGTTCACAGCGGCAGCCTGATGTTCTTCAAACATCGCGAAACCGGCGAGTGGACGATCTACTACGATTTCTATTGA
- a CDS encoding RrF2 family transcriptional regulator codes for MSLYSAGVEYGLHCLLFLVDDLGESREASVRDLAELQGVPHEYLAKVFTKLAKAKLVVATEGVRGGFRLARPADEITVLDIVSAIDGHKVIFDCREVRDRCTLFDGAPPAWAIDGTCAIHAVMLTAQKRMEEALAQQTILDLSRRLGRKAPALFSTQVVKWINDRRDSK; via the coding sequence ATGTCCCTGTATAGCGCCGGCGTCGAGTACGGCTTGCATTGCCTGCTGTTTCTGGTCGACGACCTGGGCGAAAGCCGCGAAGCCAGCGTGCGCGACCTGGCCGAGCTGCAGGGGGTGCCCCACGAATACCTGGCCAAGGTCTTCACTAAACTGGCCAAGGCCAAACTGGTGGTGGCCACCGAAGGCGTGCGTGGCGGCTTCAGGCTGGCCCGGCCGGCAGACGAAATCACCGTGCTGGATATCGTCTCGGCCATTGACGGGCACAAGGTGATCTTCGATTGCCGCGAGGTCCGCGACCGTTGCACGTTATTTGACGGTGCGCCGCCTGCCTGGGCCATCGATGGCACCTGCGCCATTCACGCGGTGATGCTCACCGCGCAAAAACGCATGGAGGAAGCCCTGGCCCAGCAGACCATCCTCGACCTGTCGCGGCGCCTGGGGCGCAAGGCGCCGGCGCTGTTTTCCACCCAGGTGGTGAAGTGGATCAACGACCGGCGCGACAGCAAGTAA
- a CDS encoding TetR/AcrR family transcriptional regulator translates to MSSDPQPRRRLSREDRQHQLLEVAWRLVREEGTEALTLGRLAELAGVTKPVVYDHFGTRSGLLAALYQCYDERQTAVMDAALAACEPTLESTAAVIASAYVDCVLTQGREIPGVIAALASSPELEQIKREYETVFMGKCRALLAPFSGSGEIGVAGLRAMLGAAEALSHAAANAEITAEQAQRELFESIKAMVVRS, encoded by the coding sequence ATGTCAAGCGATCCGCAACCGCGTCGGCGCCTGTCGCGCGAAGACCGTCAGCATCAGCTGCTGGAGGTGGCCTGGCGCCTGGTCCGTGAAGAGGGCACCGAAGCCCTGACCTTGGGGCGCCTGGCCGAACTTGCCGGGGTCACCAAGCCGGTGGTGTATGACCATTTTGGTACCCGCTCCGGCTTGCTGGCGGCGTTGTACCAGTGTTACGACGAGCGCCAGACAGCGGTGATGGATGCCGCCCTGGCCGCCTGTGAGCCGACGCTTGAAAGTACCGCTGCAGTGATTGCCAGCGCTTACGTCGACTGCGTCCTGACCCAGGGTCGGGAGATACCCGGGGTCATTGCCGCGCTGGCCAGCTCGCCGGAGCTTGAGCAGATCAAGCGCGAGTACGAGACGGTGTTCATGGGCAAATGCCGGGCGCTGCTGGCGCCCTTCAGTGGCAGCGGCGAGATTGGCGTGGCGGGGCTGCGGGCGATGCTCGGCGCGGCCGAGGCGTTGTCGCATGCTGCGGCGAACGCTGAGATTACGGCCGAGCAGGCGCAACGGGAGTTGTTCGAAAGTATCAAGGCGATGGTTGTGCGCAGTTAG